The DNA segment ATTGGGCTTCACGCAGTTCCACGTCTTATGTATGGTGCTTCACGCCTCTTCTTTATCTGTGAGAGTTTGACAACCATCTCCAGTCCAGGCTTCACTTCGCTGAGAGGCGTCGACTCGATAACCCCATCGTCGGCTGCGCTATTGAATATCTCCTCACCTATCTCTGACCTTACCAGAACGGTTGTCCAACCTCTTTGGGATCCAACTGCTCCAACCGATATGTCTGATAGTTCAGCGCTGAAATCTTGGCACTTGCTGCAACCGGAGACGACGTAGGGCTCCAGCTCCTTGACGTGTAG comes from the Candidatus Bathyarchaeota archaeon genome and includes:
- a CDS encoding Coenzyme F420 hydrogenase/dehydrogenase, beta subunit C-terminal domain, which translates into the protein LHVKELEPYVVSGCSKCQDFSAELSDISVGAVGSQRGWTTVLVRSEIGEEIFNSAADDGVIESTPLSEVKPGLEMVVKLSQIKKRREAPYIRRGTA